Within Quercus lobata isolate SW786 chromosome 5, ValleyOak3.0 Primary Assembly, whole genome shotgun sequence, the genomic segment attaattttcaaaaaacactttgtAAGAGCAGTTAGCTAAATTCTTATATCCTCAAAAGATAAACTCATATGATTGTCTTTCTCCTTGAGAATTAATCATAAAATATGCTACATGCTAGTATCATTTCATTGGCGTTTTGGTTAGTTCCATCTTATTATATAAAGTAACCCTGGTTAACTGATTTGCTTCAGATGGCTTCTTGGTTATCCAGTAGTGTACTTGTTCAGCACTGAGCACATTGCTGATGCTATATATAATCTTTCCACCAAGTCTCTTCGTATCTACAAAATATTAGTCTGCAGGTTTGTTGTTCCCAATTCAAGTCTCATATTTatcactaaaataaaaaaaccgaGTCTAATATTGTGTCCTGCTGCAACTTGATGGATGATTTCTACTGGTCACAATTAGATAGTTGATGGATTGCTTGGGtacatattctttttttcctttctttctttctctctggTTAGTCTTGGTACTATTAACATTGCATGCTGTACGgtaaaacagttttttttttttttttttttttttgcagcaatcccaaaaaattatcttaaattattttcaacGAGTTCACTCTAAGAGAGAAAGTCAAGGTAGTACTTGGAGTCTAAGTTGGAGAAAATAAATTCCTGGCACCCAAGTTTCTCCCCATGGGGAGAACCGGGCAATGCATcatcacaaaaccaaaaaaattagtcttCCTGTCAAATGCATTATTACATCTActgtataatttttctttattcctacaaaaccaaaaaatacagtttaatttaattgaagGAGACATATGGTGTGTTGATGTTGAAGTTTAAATTTTTGCAGGAATGCTGCCCCCAGTAAAGGATCTCAGCTGGAAGAACTGCTGAGGTAAAAGTCCACTAGATTTTTGCTAATCATTTTAGTTGGTAGAAATCTGATCTAACTAGAATGGAAAATGTCTACGGCTGAAAGGCAAGTTATAGGTTTAGGGAGAGAGAGTAATGTTTAGTTAGTGCATGTATAGTGTAAATATGACTATGATGATAATGATTTGCAGTTCAAACTTTGGGGTTGGTTAATGTTAGGTAGATACATCAAGGTGATAGTTCTTATTGATGATTATGATACTAATAGCTACCATTATGATGCATTCATAAGCAACATGTTGATCCTTTGGCTTTTCTGTAATTTGTTGGAATAGTTTTTCGGTGCCTTATGATCTAAGCATGGGTGGGAGCAAGGAACAATGGGCAGAGGCATTTCTGGCTCATATGCAGGAAAAGTGGGAAAGATGTAGGCCAGCTTGGAGTTCTTTGCAGATGGAGGTTAGTGAATGCTATCCACAAGCCATTGTTTTGTAATAAAATACCCTACCCTATACTTCCCCCATCATCCCTAAAGTTCAAATAAAGAAGGGAATCCGATTTAGAATGTAATTTATTACTACTAAATGACCATGTAACAAATCAATCTTGTTTCaagtattgatttttttggtgGAGGGGCTAACATGATATTGAGAAATTTGAGTTTTATAGCATTTGAATTGTCAATTTTCTTTGAAGTGTACATCtttatccttctttttttcaccATCATTTCATTTGTGAGAAAGGCTCCAAATTTCTAAGAAGACCTATTCATTTGATCCGAGACATTATGGAACAAGTTTCAATGTTAGACTATGTATGTACACactttttcacaacttattgAAGTGGCTAATCAGTGGGTGACAATTCTAATACCACTTTCACATGGACTTGCCTAATCACAACTTACCACCTTAATTCTAGATGATTATCGACCAAGTTTTCACGTAGCACCTTTcccttaaaatatataataaaaaaattgcatgcaCCAGGCACGAAATGTTTGACATTGAAGTTGAGAAATCAGCTTCTATTTGAATTGTCACATCTTCCTTGAGAAGATTTTTATCCTCAGTCAAACAAATCCAGTCAGGTTCAGATTTTCATTGAGAAGATATTATTTCTTGTATCTAATAATAGTGTCCATCTCAAGAATTGCAAGTTGCAAAGCAATTTGCTGTCCTTCCAATGTCTTTGCTGTCAAGTTAGAATCAAACATCTCAAACCAGTGGTATCTGatttagaaaaaaaaggaagcaatgAATGGCACCTataaaagtcactttatctattttacctctTTACACCCAACTCAACAGCAATAGAACtatatttttagctatttgattaaaataataataaaaacatccaccaaaaaaaaataaaaaacaccaaCACGGCACAaacatccaccaccaccaccaccaatccataacaagaaagaaaaaatcaccaACCCAagtccttcatctttttcctcaacccaaaccaaacaaaaaccaccaatcacaaacaaaatcaaaaatcaaaacaatacaCATCGGTGGAACAGATCGGCGGAACAGATCGGCGATGGGACTTGGGAAGATTGGTGATGGGGCATGAGGTAGGTTGGTGAAACAGATTGCCGATGGGGCTTGGGGAGATCGACGATGGAAATGGGGTGGGTTGGTGGAACAGATCAGCAATGAGGGACCTGGCCCGtgagctagagagaaaaaaacattgaggaagaaagaagagaagccggaaagagagagagagagagaaaataggaaaTGTTTGTTAAATGAGAGGAGAGAGGAgcgtaataattttttttattttttatttttttaagctatACCTTCACTGCTGTAGAgccatttttgtattttggtaaAGCTAAATAGCTATTACTTAACTGCTGTGAGCTCTTATTAGAGATTCCCTGCCCTTCTTGAATGTATATATCATCTGCCCCCAGATTCTACTCATCTCATGGGGCCACACACGGGTCTCCAGTCTCCTTACATACCTGAGAAACCTTCACCCATTGTAATCTACTTTTTTTAACCTCGAACctagaaattctttttttttttttttaacaagttgcTTAGAAAGTCCAAAGAAAATAAGCCATTTGCAATGACTGGCATGTCAACCACGCTCTTGATCCCATCTTTTGGATgaataaactaataaaacaaTGCAAAGAAGACTAGCAAAAGAGAGAACtttaaaaaaaggtttattATTAATGCCTCGaaacacaagccttcccaccaTTACAGGCAGGGAAAAAGGAGTAAAAATGAGCGGGTTCAAACACTTTTTAGTTGAACTGAAAAAAGCAAATCCTAtgcaaaaattacaaaagcattaaaaaaaaaaaaaaaaaaaaagtgctccAAAGAAAAAATGTGGTTGGAACAATGAAGCACAACCAAGTCTTTTAAGCTCCTCCTTTAATCAGGCTGAGGGCATCAGACTCGGTTGGAAGGGCAGGGATTGCTCCCTTTTTGGTAGTTGTAATGGCTCCACATGCATTTGCAAATTTGAGAACGGCCCTCAATCTTGGTTCATCCTGCAACCAAAGCATGGAAAACAGATATTGAGGGTGGGTTTGATTATAATAAACAGGTATAAAGAAGaacaaaatctaattttaaaGATGATcctttaatttataattttaagaaaGCATGCATAAACATCAAATATTTAATTCAAATCTAAGGAATGCAAATGTGtaacaccataaaaaaaaaatggggagcTAAACACCATCTGAATGTACAATTACTGAACAAGCGAGTACTTACTTCTAGTATGGATTGGTCATCAACGATCTTGCAGAGTAAGGCACCAACAAATGAATCTCCAGCACCAGTTGTATCCACTGTGTTGACACGGAAAGCCTCTACCTCTCCATGGAAGTTCTATGTTCAAACAAGTAAAGATATCACCAAGTGTTAAAGACAAATTTAAGTTTCAGGTTCAGCAATTTAGTACAATTTCAATCTTCCAATAACAATTCATATTAACGCTCAGGTGAGTATCAAACTTGATTGCCGCCTATCTTATGTTCattaaaataacacataaaactttgattaaaatattaaaaaaaaattctgcataATGACCGCAGAAACCTTCATGCTTTGATTTAAATAGTGCAAAGCCCCATTATTAGAAATCAAGAATTCAGCTAGACCAAACCCCACAGATGGAAAATAAGAGTCAAACTCACAAGTTAGGGGTTGGCCTATGAATAAAATAGTTAGGTAACTtgcaccaaaaacaaaaagttaggTGACAGTAACATTATTTTTCAAGAGCTTTAGATGACACTATCATAGACATCCCCACTTGCAGTACGACAAAGGGAAACAAAGCTGACAGAAAAGGATAAGAAAGAAAGCAATTTGCAGTGGCCAGCCCGAGGCCATGATTGACTGTCTATAATCTTcgccaaaaagagaaaataagttGAATTGATTAGAAGAAATTCAGGTAGTGGTTGAACCAATTCTAGAGTTTATctagtgtttaatttttttataaactggTAAAGCTTATCTAGtcacctttttttaatttattctaaCTGCTAGTCTACAAAAtaccacccccaaaaaaatacaaCCCACTAATGTTATCATTACTATTTTTATAATGTTGTTGCTAAATGACATCTTATAaagaagggaaatgttaacaagcaccgTGCGGTGCTGATTAACATTTCCCAAATTGGGTCGGTCTTAATAAAGGtgacaaaaagttattaaaaaaattgctaaaaaatgaGGGGCCTGTAAAAAATTGCTATAAAGAAAGCAGAAATCAGATCAGCATTTGGAAATAACATGGGGAAGACAGAAACATGTAACATGATTACAAGAGTTCATACGCTGTAAAGGCTTGGTCAAAAACCAACCACCAGCACTAAAATCTAAGTCTAACAAAGACCTAAAAAATGAGGGGCCTGTGTACATTGTATTGTATTACTAGAGTTCTGATAATTCAAGTTAAACCAAATGGAAATTTATATGATGCACTTTGAACACAAACAATGATGTAGAGTgtgacccacaaaaaaaaaaattacagtgtCTGAACCCCAAGTCAGTTAGAATTCACAAGCTTCACCTAAAGGCGGAGTTTCCCATGTCCCCACCAACACGCCAATTTGCGCGTGGAAGTTTCATGACTTCATCCATTAAGGTATCACCTACCCATTATTAGAGCTAACAAGCTAGAAAGTccatttaactttttttttttggacactAGCTAACAGTCAAAGTTCAATAGGAACAAAATAGATAAAGCAGTAAATTAAATGAAGTTAGCCCCAACACCGACATACCTTGGTATAGTATCTGCAGCCCAAGTCACCAAGAGTGACAAGGAGGAGCTTCAAGTTGGGGTGCCACAGTGACATTGCAGATTCGTCATCAATCTTATTACTCCCTGTGAGGAactcaagctccacatcactaacTTTGATCAAATCAGCCTTATCCCAAATGCTCTTAATCTGCACACGGGCCTCCTCCGGCGATGGCCACAGTGGTAGCCGGAGGTTGGGGTCATAGGAAAGCAGGAGACCAGCATCTTTGGCCACCTCCATTGCCTTTAGGTGTGCtgttctgcatggctccacaATCAAGCTTATGGATCCATAGTGAAAAACTTTGGCCTATAtagaataataagaaatttaatattaattggacttttctcaaccaaaaaaagactTGATCAaccataattatttataaaacgTCAGCCTATAGATACGTACAAATATAATTGGACTCAACAAAGTAAACCCTGATAACAAAAACTGCTTGTTCTACatattttattggaaaaataaaaaataaaattgaagggCAGGTAGTGAGTCAATATCTGGTGCTTGTATCCCCTACCAATTGACAAATGTCGGAAGTTAACGGGTGCCTATTAACAtccattttaacaaaattttaatattacttttatgaaaaatattttaaaaaattattattaaaaaaatcaattaactttttttttctatacaaaatttttaaaaatattttataaaataataccCTTAGAACATTAATTAActttatttcataaataaaaaaaattataattcattaaatattttattatgctCCCCAATTGTACACATAAAGAAAGCAAGGTAAAAGAATActgactttttaaataaataaagtgcaTATTAAGAAAActgtaaaaaatgaaattgcCAAAAAAAGCATGGAACGAAAGGAAAGGAttaaaaaacaagcaaaaataGAGGACCGTAGATTCCTCACATTGTATTGTGAAAATTGCATAAAATATGTTCCCACCAAACGACCCACCTACATGGGTCCCACAATATATTTATATCCTTATATAACAAAAAGTTCAGATCTTTGTAATGCGTGACAGACAAAAAATAATCTTGCTAATTAACTTAATTtcagaagaaaataaaaagacccaaaagtttgatttttcaaaaaattataatctttctctttttgtctgatttttcaaaagtttgtttattttttccaaaaacgTATAATCTTACCTTTTGGACACATGTGATCATATTAATTTAGCATGCCGTAAGTTCACATGGAAAGTGgaaactaaatattttattttattttattttccaaaattagACCCAAGAGGCAATTCAATCTGGAACACAATCAAACACAATCACAGATCCAAAATAAAtcctcaaaagtcaaaacaaaaattgcGTGACCAATAAGAGAGACATGAACTTAgcccaaaaattaaaagaaagaaacccaaataataagaaagaaagCGCGTGTGATAACGTGAGAGTGGGCACTGCGCGTGGATTGTCAGTCAAAAGTCATGTTCTCACGAAGTTCACAAAAGCCACTAGAAGTCAAAGATGGATATACTATACACGACACGTCACAGTGTTTCCAGAGTCCAACTAATCCACTCTTCCTTACAGCGCGCGACTTCCACTACAACATTAAGCcatcttgaaatatatatatatatatata encodes:
- the LOC115989715 gene encoding fructokinase-2, whose translation is MAPNGVIEKTGAGLIVSFGEMLIDFVPTVSGVSLAEAPGFLKAPGGAPANVAIAVSRLGGKAAFVGKLGDDEFGHMLAGILRENGVVDEGINFDKGARTALAFVTLRADGEREFMFYRNPSADMLLTPDELNLDLIRSAKVFHYGSISLIVEPCRTAHLKAMEVAKDAGLLLSYDPNLRLPLWPSPEEARVQIKSIWDKADLIKVSDVELEFLTGSNKIDDESAMSLWHPNLKLLLVTLGDLGCRYYTKNFHGEVEAFRVNTVDTTGAGDSFVGALLCKIVDDQSILEDEPRLRAVLKFANACGAITTTKKGAIPALPTESDALSLIKGGA